A single Columba livia isolate bColLiv1 breed racing homer chromosome 22, bColLiv1.pat.W.v2, whole genome shotgun sequence DNA region contains:
- the CIMIP3 gene encoding putative uncharacterized protein CIMIP3, with amino-acid sequence MASQVTKTPGKDHKKPKEMEKPVPTSQPSPAHPQPLDTRFIPVVAHSGGHQPNAFKFVFYKPGWSNSYNPFYTSQKPTCGYRYNRDTDHTKKKIDVPSANVAKWRPLQPPKP; translated from the exons ATGGCTTCACAG GTGACTAAAACCCCTGGcaaagaccacaagaagccaAAGGAGATGGAGAAGCCCGTCCCAACAAGCCAGCCGTCTCCAGCACATCCCCAGCCATTGGACACTCGTTTCATTCCTGTTGTCGCCCATTCTGGGGGCCATCAACCCAATGCCTTCAAGTTTGTCTTCTACAAACCGGGTTGGTCCAACTCGTACAACCCCTTCTACACCTCGCAGAAGCCAACCTGCGGGTACCGCTACAACCGGGACACCGATCACACCAAGAAGAAGATTGATGTCCCAAGTGCGAATGTTGCAAAATGGAGACCCCTCCAACCCCCAAAACCATAG